Below is a genomic region from Acinetobacter tibetensis.
TGGCTAAATTGAAGCTACATAGTAAATACGTTGTAATTACATTAAGTGCAGAAGGTGCGATTATTTCATCTGAACAAGAAACCATTCGTGTGCCTGGTCGTGCAGTGACTGCGGTTGATGCCAATGGTGCTGGCGATGCATTTGCTGGTTCATTCCTATATGCATTGAACACAGGCGAAAATTTACAGACTGCTGCTGAACTCGCCATTTTAATTTCAAGTGAAGTGGTTTCACAGTTTGGTCCACGTCTTGCCAATCAAGACTATGCACAATTGCTAACAAACTTTCAAAAGAAGGAATGTGCCTAATGCATAAACTTTGTATGACCGAAGACATTCCAGAGCGTGAAGCACGTGCTTTTGAAACGCCGAATGGTGATACGATTTTTATTACACAGCGCGATGGTGCTTTTTTTGCCTATCAGAATGTTTGCCCACATCTACAAGTTGAACTTGAATTTCTTGAAAATCAATTTCTAGACCGTGATCAAGAATATATAGAGTGCTCTACACACGGTGCACTCTTTACCGTAGAAACGGGCGAATGCATATCTGGTCCTTGCCTAGGTCAGTCACTTGAAAAGGTCGAGATAACTGTGCATTCTGATGGTGGAATCTACCTACCTGAATAATATATGGAATTTGCCATGCTTGAGTTAATACACGATATAAATTTAATGCCGTTTCATTTAAGTTTATTAGCACTTGTATTACTCAGCTTGGTAGAAACCATTGGTTACTTTTTACACATTCAACCAAGCCAATTTTTGAAGCGTGTTATTCCTCAAAAACTCGCAGAAGCTCCCTTACTCAACGTAAAATTTTCCAAAATCTTAATTTTAGTCTTCCTGTTGATGAATTTCAGTTTTTCTGGCTATTTTCTTCAATTTAGTTATTTCGCACAACAAGAAAGTTTTTTACCAGCATATTACGTCATTCTTCCCGCATTAATTATCGCAATTTTCTTTACTGTATTTATGATTCATTGCCTAGATCAGGTGATTAGACCTACGCAAATGCAGCTCCAGTCTAATTTGTTGGGTAGACTCGCAACCATTTCAAGTGGTAATGCTCGACCAGGTTTTTCCGCCCAAGCTCGAGTTAGAGATGAATATGGTCAACTGCACTATGTACAAGTCGAACCAGAATTTGGCGAATTAGAATTTCAATCTCAAATTATTTTAATTCGCATTAAACATGCACATTACATCGCCAAAAAAATCTCAAAATCAAATGAACTTTTCTCTAACGACTTACACAAATAAGTAAGCTGTCGAATTCTTAGCGCTCTTCAAGCTTTAATCCTTGCGCTTCTATTCCCCCTTAATACTTTACTAAGTTTAATTCAGCGAATGAATCACAACAGCTCAAGAGCTTCTTGGGTCTGTAGGATAAAAAAAATTACAAATAAGCCTTCCTTACTCCTTTCAATTATGTGTATATTTATTAATCAATAATAAATAACATGAGCATTAATTCAGAAAACTAAATTTCAAACCAACTCTTTTAGTATAGTTTAATAATCAATCTATTTTTAAATAGACTAAAATAGTTTGTTTTATTTTTTTAAATATAAGCATTTTAGTCGGATTTAAACACATTAAATCACAACTGTTTTAGTCAGAAAAATAACATTGATTACCAGAATAAAAATAACACATTTAAATTTACAAGCTACTGATTTATATTAGAATAATAATATATTTTTATTTTAAGTGTATTTCCTATTTATTTTTTGTATGAAATTGTTTAATAATACTAAGTATGTTTCAAAACAGGCTTATTCCTATGAGCTTAGTTCCAAAAGATTTTAATCGACGCTTAGTCCGTGAAATAACAATCATATTAATAATTAAGGTTGTTATCTTACTCACGATTAAACACATCTGGTTTGATGCACCGACTATTCCCAAAAACTTTGACAATCAAGTTGCTGAGCGTATTGCTGGCAGTCCATCCCAAATCAAGGAGACACGTTGATGATTTCTGAAAGCGTGGTCGATCTTTCGCGGTTCCAATTTGCAATGACCGCGATGTATCACTTTATTTTTGTTCCACTTACAATTGGTATGGCTTTTATTCTTGCCATTATGGAAACGACTTATGTCATTTCTGGTAAAGAAATTTATAAAGACATGACCAAATTCTGGGGAAAACTCTTCGGTATTAACTTTGCACTCGGGGTAACAACAGGTTTAACAATGGAATTCCAGTTTGGTACAAACTGGGCGTACTACTCACACTACGTAGGCGACATTTTTGGCGCACCATTGGCAATTGAAGGCCTAATGGCTTTCTTCTTAGAATCTACCTTTATTGGCTTGTTCTTCTTTGGTTGGGATCGGCTTTCCAAAGTCCAGCATTTAGGTGTGACGTGGTTGGTTGCTCTAGGTTCTAATATGTCAGCCCTTTGGATTCTTGTTGCCAACGGCTGGATGCAAAACCCTGTTGGTTCTAAGTTTAACTACGAAACCATGCGTATGGAGTTGGTCGATTTTGGGGCATTAATTTTCAACCCAGTCGCACAGGTTAAGTTTGTACATACTGTTTCAGCAGGTTATGTGACTGGCTCAATTTTTGTATTGGCAATTTCAAGTTATTACCTGCTTAAAAAACGCGATGTTCCATTTGCTCGTCGTTCTTTTGCAATCGCAGCAATCTTCGGCTTGGCATCAACACTCTCAGTAATTCTACTTGGAGATGAATCTGGTTATGAGTTAGGTGATGTTCAAAAAACCAAACTCGCTGCTATTGAAGCGGAATGGGATACACACCCTGCACCTGCACCATTTACACTGTTTGGTATTCCAAATAAAGAAACCATGACCACGGACTATGCAATTAAAGTTCCATATCTTATGGGCCTCATTGCAACACGCTCGACAACTAAAGAAGTCACAGGCATTAAAGACTTATTAGTTCAACATGAAGATCGTATTCGTAATGGTATGGTTGCATATTCTCAACTAGAAAAGCTTCGTGCAGGTGACACATCTCCTGAACTTAAAGCTGCCTTCGAACATTCTCAAAAAGATTTAGGCTACGGTCTACTTTTGAAAAAATATACACCGAATGTTGTCGATGCTTCTGAAGCTCAAATTAAATCTGCTGCATTAGACACGATTCCACACGTACCAAGTTTGTTCTGGGCATTCCGTGCAAT
It encodes:
- a CDS encoding cytochrome ubiquinol oxidase subunit I, yielding MISESVVDLSRFQFAMTAMYHFIFVPLTIGMAFILAIMETTYVISGKEIYKDMTKFWGKLFGINFALGVTTGLTMEFQFGTNWAYYSHYVGDIFGAPLAIEGLMAFFLESTFIGLFFFGWDRLSKVQHLGVTWLVALGSNMSALWILVANGWMQNPVGSKFNYETMRMELVDFGALIFNPVAQVKFVHTVSAGYVTGSIFVLAISSYYLLKKRDVPFARRSFAIAAIFGLASTLSVILLGDESGYELGDVQKTKLAAIEAEWDTHPAPAPFTLFGIPNKETMTTDYAIKVPYLMGLIATRSTTKEVTGIKDLLVQHEDRIRNGMVAYSQLEKLRAGDTSPELKAAFEHSQKDLGYGLLLKKYTPNVVDASEAQIKSAALDTIPHVPSLFWAFRAMVASGFLMLLLFILATFAVAKRNAENKPWLLKFALFALPLPWVAAQTGWYVAEVGRQPWTIGEVLPTHLSASSLSTGDVWGSIAALAAFYTVLLIIEMYLMIKFSRLGPSSLHTGKYHFEKLEAARNEETQA
- a CDS encoding Rieske (2Fe-2S) protein; the protein is MTEDIPEREARAFETPNGDTIFITQRDGAFFAYQNVCPHLQVELEFLENQFLDRDQEYIECSTHGALFTVETGECISGPCLGQSLEKVEITVHSDGGIYLPE
- the cydP gene encoding cytochrome oxidase putative small subunit CydP — encoded protein: MSLVPKDFNRRLVREITIILIIKVVILLTIKHIWFDAPTIPKNFDNQVAERIAGSPSQIKETR
- a CDS encoding OB-fold-containig protein, whose translation is MLELIHDINLMPFHLSLLALVLLSLVETIGYFLHIQPSQFLKRVIPQKLAEAPLLNVKFSKILILVFLLMNFSFSGYFLQFSYFAQQESFLPAYYVILPALIIAIFFTVFMIHCLDQVIRPTQMQLQSNLLGRLATISSGNARPGFSAQARVRDEYGQLHYVQVEPEFGELEFQSQIILIRIKHAHYIAKKISKSNELFSNDLHK